One window from the genome of Carnobacteriaceae bacterium zg-84 encodes:
- a CDS encoding transposase, whose protein sequence is MFYKETHPNDEIILNTLSELVPKDHLLRKIDKSIDFNFIYEITSPYYSHTNGRNSLDPVVLFKLVFLKDIYGIKSMRETIKRVETDVAFRWFLNLPFSKPTPHYSTFSQNYIRRFQGTSVFEDIFNTIVHQAISHHLISGTALFTDSTHIKANTNKNKFRNAVIEVVQERKRDLENEINAEREAI, encoded by the coding sequence ATGTTTTATAAAGAAACTCACCCAAATGATGAAATCATATTAAACACATTGTCCGAATTAGTACCAAAAGACCATTTACTACGTAAAATTGATAAATCAATTGATTTCAACTTTATTTATGAGATTACTTCTCCCTATTATAGTCATACCAACGGTCGTAATAGTTTAGACCCTGTTGTTTTATTTAAATTGGTCTTTTTAAAAGATATTTATGGCATTAAATCCATGCGAGAAACCATTAAACGTGTCGAAACGGATGTAGCGTTTAGATGGTTTTTAAACCTCCCTTTCTCTAAACCTACCCCACATTATTCTACTTTCTCTCAAAATTATATTCGCCGTTTTCAAGGTACGTCTGTGTTTGAAGATATATTCAACACTATTGTACACCAAGCTATCTCACATCATTTAATTAGCGGCACAGCATTATTCACAGATTCCACACACATTAAAGCAAACACCAATAAAAATAAATTTAGAAACGCCGTTATTGAAGTGGTTCAGGAACGTAAACGAGATTTAGAAAACGAAATCAACGCCGAACGAGAAGCTATTTGA
- a CDS encoding alpha/beta hydrolase: MKTDELKLVVEWDKTFPKSEKVDHKKVTFINRYGITLAADMYIPKEPKNKFPAIAVSGPFGAVKEQCSGLYAQTMAEIGYLTIAFDPSFTGESGGKPRYMASPDINTEDFMAAVDFLSVQDNVDADKIGIIGICGWGGMAINTVALDTRIKATVVSTMYDMTRVNANGYFDSENNEEARYNLKKKLNSIRTEEYKKGEYSRAGGCIPLPVPEDVPFFVKDYSEYYKGRAYHARSINSNDGWNVIGCQSFMNQPILKYSNEIRSAVLIMHGDKAHSYYFGKDAYEAMIKDSNYTDNKEFLTIPGAVHTDLYDNLEVIPFDKIQKFFEENGVC, translated from the coding sequence ATGAAGACAGATGAACTTAAGCTAGTTGTGGAATGGGACAAGACATTTCCTAAAAGTGAGAAAGTGGATCACAAGAAGGTCACATTTATAAATCGATATGGCATCACACTTGCTGCAGATATGTATATTCCAAAAGAGCCTAAGAATAAATTTCCTGCGATTGCAGTAAGTGGACCTTTTGGAGCAGTAAAAGAACAGTGTTCCGGACTGTATGCCCAGACAATGGCAGAGATAGGGTATCTGACTATTGCATTTGACCCGTCTTTTACAGGTGAAAGTGGTGGAAAACCAAGATATATGGCATCTCCGGATATTAATACAGAGGATTTTATGGCTGCAGTAGATTTTCTTTCAGTTCAGGATAATGTGGATGCAGATAAAATCGGTATTATTGGAATTTGCGGATGGGGTGGTATGGCCATTAACACAGTAGCTCTTGATACCAGAATCAAGGCAACAGTCGTTTCTACAATGTATGATATGACAAGAGTGAATGCCAACGGATATTTTGATTCTGAAAACAATGAGGAAGCTCGTTATAATTTAAAGAAAAAGCTAAATTCAATTAGAACAGAAGAATACAAAAAAGGTGAGTACTCAAGGGCTGGTGGATGTATCCCTCTTCCGGTTCCAGAGGATGTACCATTCTTTGTGAAGGATTATAGCGAATACTATAAAGGTAGAGCCTATCATGCAAGGAGCATTAATTCAAATGACGGATGGAATGTGATTGGCTGTCAGTCATTTATGAATCAACCGATTCTTAAATACAGTAATGAAATCAGAAGTGCAGTTCTTATTATGCATGGAGATAAGGCACATAGTTATTATTTTGGGAAAGATGCATATGAAGCTATGATTAAGGACAGTAATTACACTGATAATAAAGAGTTTCTTACCATTCCAGGTGCTGTTCATACAGATCTTTATGACAATTTAGAAGTGATCCCTTTCGATAAGATACAGAAATTCTTTGAAGAAAATGGAGTATGTTAG
- a CDS encoding MerR family transcriptional regulator gives MYTIGQVSEMFNLPISTLRYYDKEGFFPHLERKGNIRYFRDTEIEALRVIECLKLSGLEIKDIKRFFQWVMEGPSSYFDRKQLFESRKKAVLSEIKQLEKTLAMLEFKCWYYDKALQDGTEDGINALLPDKLPKDIQKLYNKAHK, from the coding sequence ATGTATACAATTGGACAGGTTTCAGAGATGTTTAATCTCCCAATCTCAACATTAAGATACTATGATAAAGAAGGATTTTTCCCTCATCTAGAGCGAAAAGGCAATATCAGATATTTCAGAGATACTGAAATTGAGGCTTTACGGGTTATTGAATGTTTAAAATTATCCGGTCTTGAAATAAAAGATATTAAACGATTCTTTCAGTGGGTTATGGAAGGCCCATCAAGCTACTTTGATAGAAAACAATTATTTGAATCTCGTAAAAAAGCTGTACTTTCTGAAATAAAGCAGCTTGAAAAAACTCTTGCCATGCTCGAGTTTAAATGTTGGTATTATGATAAAGCATTGCAAGATGGTACTGAGGATGGCATTAATGCCCTGCTTCCAGATAAACTTCCCAAAGATATTCAAAAACTATATAACAAGGCACATAAATAA
- a CDS encoding recombinase family protein gives MPSTLKIIQPLTPGGKKKWSARTVAAILSNEKYKGDALLQKSFTVDFLTKEKKKNEGEIPQYYVTGNHEAIISPSTFDRVQRLLERRKAG, from the coding sequence ATGCCATCAACCCTAAAAATTATACAGCCATTAACACCCGGTGGGAAGAAGAAATGGTCGGCGAGAACAGTTGCAGCAATACTTAGTAATGAGAAATATAAAGGAGATGCGCTGCTGCAAAAGTCATTTACAGTTGATTTTTTGACTAAGGAAAAGAAAAAGAATGAGGGTGAAATACCTCAATATTATGTAACAGGAAATCACGAGGCTATTATTTCACCAAGTACATTTGATAGGGTACAGAGGTTACTAGAGCGAAGAAAAGCTGGTTAA